The Desulfonatronovibrio hydrogenovorans DSM 9292 genome includes a window with the following:
- a CDS encoding sigma factor yields the protein MSIKSAQTRFSDFYCEHHSWLVNWLRRRLGSIHDANDLAQDTFVRLLGKPLNSEKRVEVYFPGQCPEKDCQDGIKELAIPSLSVFWPCMSRAAG from the coding sequence ATGTCCATTAAATCAGCTCAGACCCGGTTCAGTGATTTTTATTGTGAACACCATTCCTGGCTGGTGAACTGGCTACGCCGACGTCTGGGCAGCATCCACGATGCCAATGACCTGGCTCAGGACACCTTTGTCCGTTTGCTGGGAAAACCCCTGAACAGTGAAAAGAGAGTGGAAGTTTATTTTCCAGGTCAGTGTCCCGAAAAAGATTGCCAAGACGGGATAAAGGAGTTAGCTATCCCATCTTTGTCAGTTTTTTGGCCCTGTATGAGCAGGGCTGCTGGCTGA